The Verrucomicrobiia bacterium genome includes a window with the following:
- a CDS encoding SPFH domain-containing protein: MNAEVYVGIVWVLLAVALFFLARRSCFDVPEGFYGLLYRHGESLHRISPGRHYFWARGHSVRLVDMRKTTLNIGAQDLVSADHVPVKLSSVLTYQIIQAETAIHQVQDYQLHLCAAAQAELRGLIALTAIDDLLDHRWNISFRLLSLVQPHADRIGIELHAVEVCEIVLPETSAATTRCGLFPVLPD, encoded by the coding sequence ATGAATGCGGAAGTCTATGTGGGGATAGTCTGGGTTTTGCTGGCCGTGGCGTTGTTTTTTTTGGCGCGGCGATCTTGTTTTGATGTGCCGGAAGGTTTTTACGGGCTGCTCTATCGGCATGGGGAATCGCTGCATAGAATCAGCCCGGGCCGGCATTATTTCTGGGCGCGCGGCCATAGCGTGCGGCTGGTGGACATGCGGAAAACAACCTTGAACATCGGCGCGCAGGATTTGGTGAGCGCGGATCATGTGCCGGTCAAGTTGAGTTCCGTGCTGACGTATCAGATCATCCAGGCGGAAACGGCGATTCATCAGGTGCAGGATTACCAACTGCATTTGTGCGCGGCGGCTCAGGCGGAATTACGCGGATTGATTGCTCTCACGGCGATAGATGACTTGTTGGATCATCGTTGGAACATTTCGTTCCGGCTATTATCCCTGGTGCAGCCGCACGCGGATAGAATCGGCATCGAGCTTCACGCGGTTGAAGTGTGCGAGATCGTTTTGCCTGAAACAAGCGCAGCGACCACGAGATGCGGCTTGTTTCCCGTGCTGCCGGATTAA
- a CDS encoding gfo/Idh/MocA family oxidoreductase: MNQPPQPNRREFIKTTGRFAAISALAGTAIPHVYGAETNTIQIALIGCGGRGGGAASNALSVKQCPMKLVAMADVFENRLASTYSALSQQHGKSVDVPPDRRFIGFDGYQKAMDCLKPGDIAIFTTPLAFRWVHFTYAIQKGLHVFMEKPLTADGPSSRRMLKLADDASAKNLKVGVGLMSRHSRPMQELQKRIQDGEIGEINLMRGYRMAGPLASAFSEKWPGQPSELLWQISRFHSFIWASGGCYNDFYIHHIDHLCWMKNAWPIKAQALGGRHYRHSRAGDLYVDQNFDTYSVEYTFADGAKLYLDGRCMLGCNDIYSSYAHGSKGMAVVSKYADCGMPSSTHSGQAPLSNNTIWTSKVKPAEEDPYLNEWNDLVEAILHDKPYSEVKRGVQASVTCSLGRKAAHTGKEITYDEMLNSDIELAPGVAKLTLNSPPPVASDAEGRYPVPQPGIVTDREY; this comes from the coding sequence ATGAACCAACCTCCGCAGCCCAACCGTCGCGAATTTATCAAAACCACCGGGCGGTTCGCCGCCATTTCCGCGCTGGCGGGCACGGCGATTCCCCATGTCTATGGCGCGGAGACCAATACGATTCAGATCGCGCTGATCGGCTGCGGCGGTCGCGGCGGCGGTGCGGCGAGCAACGCGCTTTCGGTCAAGCAATGTCCGATGAAACTCGTCGCGATGGCGGATGTTTTTGAGAATCGCTTGGCGAGCACTTACAGCGCCTTGAGCCAGCAGCATGGAAAATCTGTGGACGTGCCGCCCGACCGCCGTTTCATCGGCTTCGACGGTTATCAAAAAGCGATGGACTGTCTCAAGCCGGGCGACATCGCCATCTTCACGACGCCGCTGGCATTTCGCTGGGTGCATTTCACTTACGCCATTCAAAAGGGGTTGCATGTCTTCATGGAAAAGCCGCTCACGGCGGACGGGCCTTCGTCTCGCCGCATGTTGAAGCTTGCCGATGATGCGTCCGCGAAAAACTTGAAGGTCGGTGTCGGCCTCATGTCGCGCCACAGCCGTCCGATGCAGGAATTACAAAAGCGCATTCAGGACGGCGAGATCGGTGAAATCAACCTGATGCGGGGTTATCGCATGGCGGGGCCACTGGCTTCGGCGTTCTCCGAGAAATGGCCCGGCCAGCCTAGCGAATTGCTCTGGCAGATTTCGCGGTTTCACAGCTTCATCTGGGCCAGTGGCGGTTGCTACAACGATTTTTATATCCACCACATTGATCATCTCTGCTGGATGAAAAATGCCTGGCCGATCAAAGCGCAGGCGCTTGGCGGCCGTCATTACCGGCATTCACGCGCCGGTGATTTGTATGTGGACCAAAATTTCGATACGTATTCGGTCGAATATACTTTTGCCGATGGCGCGAAACTTTATCTGGACGGACGCTGCATGCTTGGCTGCAACGACATTTATTCCAGTTACGCGCACGGGAGCAAGGGCATGGCCGTTGTTTCCAAATACGCCGATTGCGGCATGCCTTCCAGCACTCACAGCGGCCAAGCTCCGTTGTCCAATAATACGATCTGGACTTCCAAGGTGAAACCCGCCGAGGAAGATCCTTACTTGAACGAATGGAACGATCTGGTTGAAGCGATTCTCCACGACAAGCCTTACAGCGAGGTCAAACGCGGCGTCCAAGCCAGTGTGACCTGTTCGCTTGGCCGCAAGGCTGCCCACACCGGCAAGGAAATCACCTACGACGAAATGCTCAACTCGGACATTGAACTCGCGCCGGGCGTGGCCAAACTGACACTCAATTCTCCGCCGCCGGTCGCTTCGGATGCCGAAGGCCGTTATCCGGTTCCGCAACCGGGCATCGTGACCGACCGCGAATATTGA
- a CDS encoding uracil-DNA glycosylase, translating to MSDAYHQLLDAAIQHVEELKARGVRYVTVSPESLAALSQAPQKIAAPAASVSTSAKMPATQVTPPLLRAQALATTDPTKAAAFAELRSRALVCVRCPNLASSRKNVVFGVGNIETELMFVGEAPGADEDAEGEPFVGKAGQLLTKIIQTMGLSRDTVYIANILKCRPDTPGQASGNRKPTPEEMATCIPYLHEQIDLIKPKVLVALGGTAVEGLLGKTMGIMKLRGNWQTYRGIPLMPTYHPAYLLRNQAMSEKRRVWEDMLAVMEKLAMPISEKQRNYFTGA from the coding sequence ATGTCGGATGCGTATCACCAATTACTCGACGCGGCGATTCAACATGTCGAAGAGTTGAAAGCGCGCGGCGTGCGATATGTGACGGTATCGCCGGAAAGCCTGGCCGCGCTGTCGCAAGCGCCGCAAAAAATTGCTGCGCCAGCGGCTTCTGTTTCCACTTCAGCAAAAATGCCGGCGACCCAAGTCACGCCGCCACTGCTGCGCGCGCAAGCTCTTGCGACCACGGATCCGACGAAAGCGGCGGCATTTGCGGAATTGCGGTCGCGAGCGCTGGTATGTGTGCGCTGTCCCAATTTGGCGTCATCGCGAAAAAATGTCGTATTCGGCGTGGGCAATATCGAAACGGAATTGATGTTTGTGGGCGAAGCCCCCGGTGCGGATGAAGATGCAGAAGGCGAACCATTTGTCGGCAAAGCCGGGCAATTATTGACGAAGATTATCCAGACAATGGGCTTGAGCCGTGACACGGTTTATATCGCGAATATTTTGAAATGCCGTCCCGACACGCCGGGCCAAGCGTCGGGAAATCGCAAGCCGACGCCTGAAGAAATGGCCACGTGCATCCCATATTTGCATGAGCAAATTGACCTGATTAAGCCCAAGGTGCTGGTCGCACTGGGCGGCACGGCCGTGGAAGGTTTGCTGGGCAAGACAATGGGTATCATGAAATTGCGCGGCAACTGGCAAACCTATCGCGGCATTCCACTCATGCCCACTTATCACCCGGCATATCTTCTGCGCAATCAGGCGATGAGCGAGAAACGCCGCGTTTGGGAAGACATGCTCGCCGTGATGGAAAAGCTCGCCATGCCCATCAGCGAGAAGCAGCGCAATTATTTCACCGGAGCGTAA
- the ptsP gene encoding phosphoenolpyruvate--protein phosphotransferase — protein sequence MPELVPQGERIFRGIPVSAGVCRGKILVLDRAPTIVPKRELAESELANELNRLERALAQTRTDILEVQRKVSAGMGADEGGIFDAHLLVLEDPTLLEEVIRNITEKHFNAEYAFHIVAEKYAATLAAIDDDYLRERATDMRDVTARIMENITGRREQIDLKKITEPCIIISYDLTPSVTAQFDRKTVIGFATDVGGKTSHTAIMARSLRIPAVVGMKSLSCDLETGQYALLDGFNGIIILNPTDKTLFEYGQIERNQASLEEKLRDIQDKPAVTIDNRRIILSANMEVAADSENVRANGAEGVGLFRTEYLFINRGEVPSEEEQFQEYHKAATALKPDPVVIRTLDIGGDKALTHLKMPAEVNPFLGWRAIRYCLQEKDLFRSQLRAILRASAVGNVKMMYPMISGLDELEQANAQLAAIKAELRAENIPFDENLEVGAMIEIPSAVLVADALAKRLKFFSLGTNDLIQYTLAVDRMNERVAHLYDPTHPAIVRMIKETVEAAHRNNIWVGVCGEMAGDPVLTPLLLGLGVDELSVAAPLVPTVKFMVRRLKIEEARRLAEFALNCESSSEILQQCQALAGDVAPSLFENKA from the coding sequence ATGCCAGAGCTTGTGCCACAGGGTGAAAGAATTTTTCGCGGCATACCCGTTTCAGCGGGAGTTTGCCGGGGAAAAATTCTTGTACTCGACCGGGCCCCCACCATTGTTCCCAAACGCGAATTGGCTGAAAGCGAATTGGCCAATGAACTGAACCGTTTGGAGCGCGCTCTGGCGCAAACGCGTACGGACATACTGGAAGTGCAGCGAAAAGTCAGCGCCGGCATGGGCGCGGACGAGGGCGGCATTTTTGACGCGCACTTGCTCGTTTTGGAAGATCCCACGCTACTCGAAGAAGTCATCCGCAACATCACCGAAAAACATTTCAACGCGGAGTACGCTTTTCACATCGTCGCGGAAAAATACGCGGCCACGCTGGCGGCGATTGATGACGATTATTTGCGCGAGCGCGCGACCGACATGCGCGACGTCACGGCTCGCATCATGGAAAACATCACGGGCCGCCGCGAACAGATTGACCTGAAGAAAATCACCGAGCCATGCATCATCATCAGCTACGACTTGACGCCTTCGGTCACGGCGCAATTTGATCGCAAGACGGTGATTGGATTCGCGACTGACGTCGGCGGCAAGACCTCGCATACGGCGATCATGGCGCGGTCGTTGCGCATTCCCGCCGTCGTAGGGATGAAGAGTTTGAGTTGCGACCTGGAAACCGGCCAATACGCGCTGCTGGATGGTTTCAATGGCATCATCATTCTCAATCCGACGGACAAAACACTTTTTGAATACGGCCAGATCGAGCGTAACCAGGCAAGCCTTGAGGAAAAACTTCGCGACATCCAGGACAAGCCGGCGGTCACCATTGATAACCGCCGCATCATCCTGTCCGCGAACATGGAAGTGGCGGCCGATTCGGAGAACGTCCGCGCCAATGGTGCGGAAGGCGTGGGATTATTTCGCACGGAATATTTGTTCATCAATCGCGGCGAGGTGCCGAGCGAGGAAGAGCAATTTCAGGAATATCATAAGGCGGCGACGGCGTTGAAACCCGATCCGGTCGTGATCCGCACGCTGGACATCGGCGGCGACAAGGCGCTCACGCATCTGAAAATGCCGGCGGAAGTGAACCCGTTCCTGGGCTGGCGCGCGATCCGGTATTGCCTTCAGGAAAAAGATTTATTTCGTTCGCAGCTCCGCGCGATTTTACGCGCGAGCGCGGTGGGCAACGTCAAGATGATGTACCCCATGATTTCCGGCTTGGACGAACTTGAACAGGCCAACGCGCAACTCGCGGCGATCAAAGCGGAACTGCGCGCGGAAAATATTCCGTTCGACGAAAATTTGGAAGTGGGCGCGATGATCGAAATTCCATCGGCGGTGCTTGTGGCCGATGCCCTGGCGAAGCGCTTGAAGTTTTTCAGCCTCGGCACGAATGACTTGATCCAGTATACGCTGGCCGTGGACCGGATGAACGAGCGCGTGGCGCATCTTTACGATCCCACCCATCCGGCCATCGTGCGGATGATCAAGGAAACCGTCGAGGCAGCGCATCGCAATAATATTTGGGTCGGTGTGTGTGGGGAAATGGCCGGCGACCCGGTCTTGACGCCGCTGTTGCTCGGACTGGGCGTGGATGAATTGAGCGTGGCGGCACCGCTGGTGCCCACGGTGAAGTTCATGGTGCGCCGGTTGAAGATCGAAGAAGCGCGGCGGCTGGCGGAATTTGCTTTGAATTGCGAATCAAGTTCTGAAATTCTCCAGCAATGCCAGGCCTTGGCGGGCGATGTCGCTCCCAGCCTGTTTGAAAATAAAGCTTAA
- a CDS encoding nucleotidyltransferase family protein, protein MKVIILAAGYATRLYPLTLTQPKPLLPVAGKPMIEHVLDNLAGSPGIDRVYVVTNAKFADHFQRWSEAYRATKSKLNFTIINDGSTDDKNKLGAIGDLHLVLTREKVEDDIIVVAGDNLFDQKLDGFATLARKRNAPVLAVYDVGDLEEVKKYNSITVAADGHITFFEEKAKSPASTLTGIALYYYPKMVLPMIHQYIADGNNPDQPGRLIQWLYTRLPVYTWQVPGLWFDIGSKETLEEANRIFAKK, encoded by the coding sequence ATGAAGGTAATCATTCTGGCCGCGGGCTATGCCACGCGGCTTTATCCCCTGACGCTGACTCAGCCGAAACCGCTCCTGCCCGTCGCGGGCAAGCCGATGATCGAGCATGTCCTTGATAATCTGGCGGGTTCGCCAGGCATTGACCGCGTTTATGTGGTGACCAATGCGAAATTCGCCGATCATTTTCAGCGCTGGAGCGAGGCGTATCGCGCGACGAAATCGAAATTGAATTTCACCATCATCAACGACGGCTCGACCGACGATAAAAATAAGCTCGGCGCCATCGGCGATTTGCATTTGGTTTTAACGCGCGAAAAGGTGGAGGACGACATCATCGTCGTCGCTGGAGACAATTTATTCGACCAGAAACTCGACGGGTTCGCCACGCTCGCGCGCAAACGCAATGCGCCCGTGCTCGCCGTTTATGACGTGGGCGATCTCGAAGAAGTCAAAAAATATAATTCGATCACCGTGGCGGCGGACGGACACATCACGTTTTTTGAAGAAAAAGCCAAGTCGCCCGCAAGCACCTTGACGGGCATCGCGCTTTATTATTATCCCAAGATGGTGCTGCCCATGATCCATCAATATATCGCCGACGGAAATAATCCCGACCAGCCGGGGCGGTTGATCCAATGGCTCTACACGCGCCTGCCCGTTTACACGTGGCAAGTGCCGGGCTTGTGGTTCGACATCGGCTCGAAAGAGACGCTTGAAGAGGCGAACCGGATTTTCGCGAAGAAATAA
- a CDS encoding PaaI family thioesterase, translating into MRELPHTAACFVCGESNASGLKLRFETDGRIVRTKFMPRPEHIGFRNTVHGGISATLLDEIMVWACAVQTKRFAYCAELNVRFLNPARPGEEVFATAELVENRRNKIFEAKGELRDAAGLLIATGTGKYLPLKPSEHDGMLGDFIGDAREWIDLKG; encoded by the coding sequence ATGCGAGAATTGCCTCACACAGCGGCGTGCTTTGTCTGTGGCGAATCCAATGCCAGCGGCCTGAAACTTCGTTTTGAAACTGATGGCCGGATCGTGCGCACAAAGTTTATGCCCCGGCCGGAACACATCGGTTTCCGCAACACCGTCCACGGTGGCATCAGCGCCACGCTGCTTGACGAAATCATGGTGTGGGCTTGCGCGGTGCAGACCAAGCGTTTCGCCTATTGCGCGGAACTCAACGTGCGTTTCCTGAATCCCGCGCGCCCGGGCGAAGAAGTTTTTGCCACGGCGGAACTCGTTGAGAACCGGCGCAACAAAATTTTCGAGGCGAAGGGTGAATTGCGCGATGCCGCCGGACTTCTGATCGCCACCGGCACGGGAAAATATTTGCCGCTCAAGCCTTCCGAGCACGACGGCATGCTCGGCGATTTTATCGGCGACGCCCGCGAGTGGATTGACCTCAAGGGCTGA
- a CDS encoding PUR family DNA/RNA-binding protein: MISNDSSPYGNRSYGGFPPKPPVNEDTLKTDKVQIERKTFVFTLKENPRGRFLRITEDVGGRRDTIIIPAPGLEEFKRLLDDMVKASADAPGKADESTNN, encoded by the coding sequence ATGATTTCAAATGACAGCTCACCTTATGGGAACCGTTCGTACGGTGGTTTCCCGCCGAAACCTCCCGTAAACGAAGACACTCTGAAGACCGATAAGGTCCAGATCGAACGCAAGACCTTTGTATTTACCCTCAAGGAAAATCCGCGCGGCCGGTTTTTGCGCATCACCGAAGATGTCGGTGGCCGCCGCGATACCATCATTATTCCCGCCCCCGGTTTGGAAGAATTCAAGCGCCTGCTCGATGATATGGTGAAGGCCTCGGCCGATGCTCCCGGCAAAGCCGACGAGAGCACGAATAATTAA
- a CDS encoding DUF4149 domain-containing protein — MSGFLRFINIINAAIWFGAGIFFTAGILPAVFSHDLHVLFGESGYPYFSGAVALILFKRFFALQYICGGVALFLLLAEKFYTGRKLPGAGTTLVLVMFGFGLIGGLWLQPKMQTLRGTMYSSQPAEVREKARHSFGIWHGTSLLANFVVLGGLLAHLVRVTRPPEQSRYGTFYQIP, encoded by the coding sequence GTGAGCGGTTTTCTTAGATTCATCAACATCATCAACGCGGCGATTTGGTTTGGCGCGGGGATTTTTTTCACGGCGGGAATTCTGCCCGCCGTATTTTCCCACGACCTGCACGTGCTTTTTGGCGAATCGGGTTATCCTTATTTTTCGGGCGCGGTGGCGCTGATTTTGTTCAAACGATTTTTTGCGCTGCAATATATCTGCGGCGGCGTGGCGCTGTTCCTGTTGCTCGCGGAAAAATTTTATACTGGCCGCAAATTGCCCGGCGCCGGAACAACGCTTGTGCTGGTGATGTTTGGGTTCGGCCTCATCGGCGGCTTGTGGTTGCAGCCAAAGATGCAAACGCTCCGCGGCACGATGTATTCCAGCCAGCCAGCCGAAGTGCGCGAGAAGGCGCGGCATTCATTTGGGATTTGGCACGGCACATCGCTGCTCGCGAATTTTGTCGTGCTCGGCGGGCTGCTCGCGCATCTCGTTCGCGTCACGCGGCCGCCGGAGCAAAGCCGCTACGGGACGTTTTACCAAATTCCGTAG
- a CDS encoding PhoH family protein — protein MKNYVLDTNVLLHDPNSVTSFQKNNVLIPIEVIEEVDRFKRESSELGQNARNVSRKLDGLRAQGSLSEGVELENGGRLRIIFHKKGKPGSNGESLLGENTVDNRIVALALEVQKGQPKTATILVSKDINLRIKADALGLQAEDYETDRVLIKDLYTGMLEMTVSAEKMAAFRTNSELELNGEAQYFPNEYCTLVEATNPKRTALTKVDATGKKLVPIIDCREGVWGIKPRNREQHFAFDALLDDRIKLVTLMGKAGTGKTLMAMAAGLKKTVLDREFRRLVVARPTISMGKELGFLPGSLDEKLAPWMQPIHDALEMLSDLNMGHEHRRSNDLMRSGSIVVEALSYIRGRSIAHQFMVIDEAQNLTPLEVKTIITRVGHGTKIVFTGDPYQIDNPYVDSSSNGFNYIISKFRSESVAAHIELQKGERSELAELAANLL, from the coding sequence GTGAAAAATTACGTTCTTGATACCAATGTTCTCCTGCACGATCCCAACAGCGTCACCAGTTTCCAGAAGAACAATGTTCTGATTCCCATTGAGGTCATCGAGGAGGTTGACCGTTTCAAACGCGAGTCGAGTGAACTCGGACAGAATGCGCGCAACGTCTCGCGCAAGCTGGACGGCCTGCGCGCGCAGGGAAGCTTGAGCGAAGGCGTGGAACTCGAAAATGGCGGGCGTCTGCGGATTATTTTCCACAAGAAAGGCAAGCCCGGCAGCAATGGCGAATCCCTCCTCGGCGAAAACACGGTGGACAATCGCATCGTCGCGCTGGCGCTTGAAGTGCAAAAAGGCCAGCCGAAAACGGCGACCATTTTGGTAAGCAAAGACATCAACCTGCGCATCAAGGCGGACGCGCTTGGTTTGCAGGCCGAGGATTACGAGACGGACCGCGTGCTCATCAAGGATCTTTACACCGGCATGCTGGAGATGACGGTCAGCGCGGAAAAAATGGCCGCGTTTCGCACGAACAGCGAATTGGAATTGAACGGCGAGGCGCAATATTTTCCGAATGAGTATTGCACGCTGGTCGAGGCGACGAACCCGAAACGCACGGCGCTGACAAAGGTGGACGCCACCGGCAAAAAACTGGTGCCGATCATTGATTGCCGCGAAGGCGTGTGGGGCATCAAGCCACGCAATCGCGAACAACATTTCGCCTTTGATGCCTTGCTGGATGACCGCATCAAATTGGTGACACTCATGGGCAAAGCGGGCACAGGCAAAACCCTCATGGCGATGGCGGCCGGTTTGAAGAAGACCGTGCTCGACCGCGAGTTTCGCCGACTGGTCGTCGCGCGTCCGACTATTTCAATGGGCAAGGAGCTTGGCTTTTTGCCGGGTTCGCTGGACGAAAAACTCGCGCCCTGGATGCAGCCGATCCATGACGCGCTGGAGATGTTGAGCGACCTCAACATGGGCCATGAACATCGCCGCAGCAACGACTTGATGCGCTCCGGCAGCATCGTGGTCGAGGCGTTAAGCTACATTCGCGGACGCAGCATCGCGCATCAGTTCATGGTGATTGATGAGGCGCAAAATCTCACGCCACTCGAAGTGAAAACGATCATCACGCGCGTTGGCCACGGCACGAAGATCGTGTTCACCGGCGATCCCTATCAAATTGACAATCCCTACGTGGATTCCTCCTCGAACGGTTTCAATTATATCATCAGCAAATTCCGTTCGGAATCCGTCGCCGCGCACATCGAATTGCAAAAGGGCGAACGCTCGGAACTCGCCGAACTCGCGGCGAACCTGCTGTAA
- a CDS encoding glutathione S-transferase family protein, whose product MVELIQFPWSPYCLVQRRILEFSGAPFKLVDIPANDRTLVWKLTRERYYGVPILKDGRKVIFETDEHSQVVAKYLDYHFGLELFPAQLEGVQSLVWRFIENEVEEMTFKLNDIYWRENVPAASQVFYIRHKERKFGRGCLDQWRHNQKSLVAELTRRLLPFEEMLLGQPFLLGAKPHFVDFDLLGMLENFLYSGHYQLPAVHTRLRQWHRRMAKIKFQNTREKLRS is encoded by the coding sequence ATGGTTGAATTGATCCAGTTTCCGTGGAGCCCGTATTGCCTCGTTCAACGCCGCATCCTCGAATTTTCCGGCGCGCCCTTCAAGTTGGTGGATATTCCCGCAAATGACCGCACGCTCGTATGGAAATTGACGCGGGAACGCTACTACGGCGTGCCGATCCTGAAGGATGGCCGCAAGGTGATTTTTGAGACGGACGAGCATTCGCAAGTCGTCGCGAAATATTTGGATTACCACTTCGGCCTGGAGCTTTTTCCGGCGCAACTCGAGGGTGTGCAATCCTTGGTCTGGCGTTTCATCGAGAACGAAGTCGAGGAGATGACCTTCAAGCTTAACGATATTTACTGGCGCGAAAATGTCCCGGCGGCGTCACAGGTTTTTTACATCCGGCACAAGGAACGGAAATTCGGGCGCGGCTGCCTGGATCAATGGCGTCACAATCAAAAGTCGCTCGTGGCGGAATTGACGCGGCGATTGCTGCCCTTCGAGGAGATGCTGCTGGGCCAGCCGTTTTTGCTGGGCGCGAAGCCGCATTTTGTGGATTTCGACCTCCTCGGCATGCTCGAAAATTTTCTTTATTCCGGTCATTATCAGCTTCCGGCGGTTCACACTCGGTTGCGGCAATGGCACCGCCGCATGGCAAAAATCAAATTTCAAAATACTCGTGAAAAATTACGTTCTTGA
- a CDS encoding ABC transporter permease gives MKIFIILRVALRALRRNKLRTILTMLGMIIGVGAVIATVSLGDGAKYQVEKQIASLGQNVILIYSGSFTRGGVKSGWNNAGTLTVDDAFAIEREIQDVTVISPELRSGAQIASGNENWSTTILGEGQDYLDIRQWPLEEGSMFTAMDVRSAGKVAVIGKTIADQIYPDGNVVGQVLRIKNVPFIVTGELIPKGLSVMGSDQDDVVIVPYTSAMKRLFGTPNIRSITVQASSTKTLADVQQQIVDLMRQRHRIRPGHDDDFTVRTQEEIAQAADDASETMRALLLAIACVSLLIGGIGIMNIMLVSVTERTREIGIRMAVGAHGKDILLQFLTEAVALSFVGGGLGILAGTGGSKLVASLNNWPALTSPFWILAAFAFSGLVGVFFGFYPAWKASKLDPIDALRYE, from the coding sequence ATGAAAATTTTTATCATCTTGCGGGTCGCCTTGCGCGCGCTGCGACGCAACAAATTACGGACCATTCTCACGATGCTGGGCATGATCATCGGCGTGGGCGCGGTGATCGCGACCGTCAGCCTGGGCGACGGCGCGAAATATCAGGTCGAAAAACAGATCGCGAGCCTGGGACAGAATGTGATCCTGATTTACTCCGGCAGCTTCACGCGCGGCGGCGTCAAAAGCGGCTGGAACAATGCGGGCACGTTGACGGTGGACGATGCCTTCGCCATTGAGCGCGAGATTCAGGACGTGACGGTTATCAGCCCGGAATTGCGGTCGGGCGCGCAGATCGCCTCGGGCAATGAAAATTGGTCCACGACCATCCTGGGCGAAGGGCAAGACTATTTGGACATCCGCCAATGGCCGCTCGAAGAAGGCAGCATGTTCACGGCGATGGATGTGCGTTCGGCGGGCAAGGTCGCGGTTATCGGAAAAACCATCGCCGACCAGATCTACCCGGACGGCAATGTTGTCGGGCAGGTTTTGCGCATCAAGAATGTGCCGTTCATCGTGACGGGCGAGTTGATCCCCAAAGGGCTTTCGGTGATGGGTTCGGACCAGGACGATGTAGTGATCGTGCCTTACACGAGCGCAATGAAACGCCTGTTCGGCACTCCGAACATTCGCAGCATCACCGTGCAGGCATCCAGCACGAAGACGCTCGCGGACGTGCAGCAACAAATCGTTGACCTCATGCGCCAGCGGCATCGGATTCGACCGGGACATGACGACGACTTCACCGTGCGCACGCAGGAGGAAATCGCGCAGGCGGCAGACGACGCTTCAGAAACCATGCGCGCGCTGCTGCTGGCGATCGCTTGCGTATCGCTCTTGATCGGCGGCATCGGCATCATGAATATCATGCTGGTGAGTGTGACCGAACGCACGCGGGAGATTGGCATCCGCATGGCGGTGGGCGCGCATGGCAAAGATATTCTGTTGCAATTTTTGACGGAGGCGGTGGCGTTGAGCTTCGTCGGCGGTGGGTTGGGAATTTTGGCGGGCACAGGCGGGTCAAAATTGGTGGCAAGCCTCAATAACTGGCCAGCACTCACGTCGCCATTCTGGATTTTGGCCGCGTTCGCATTCAGCGGATTGGTGGGCGTGTTCTTTGGATTTTATCCGGCGTGGAAGGCTTCGAAGCTGGATCCGATTGATGCGTTGAGATATGAGTAA
- a CDS encoding ABC transporter ATP-binding protein: MSAIVQLQNIHKIYHTGEVDVHAVRDVSLEIHRGEFVALMGASGSGKSTMMNTLGCLDRPTKGLYLLDGVDVSKLNRDELATIRNEKIGFVFQGFNLLSRTSARENVELPMMYKQKSNSSRDQHERAMRALTTVGLAERAGHHPNQLSGGQQQRVAIARALVNEPAILLADEPTGNLDTQTSIEIMGVFQKLNDQGITIVMVTHELDIATYTRRNIIMRDGKVVSDQPVANRLMATEELEKLKAAQEAVQLVP, translated from the coding sequence ATGAGTGCGATCGTTCAACTGCAAAATATCCACAAGATTTATCACACCGGCGAGGTGGACGTCCACGCCGTGCGCGATGTCTCGCTGGAAATTCACCGCGGCGAATTCGTCGCGCTCATGGGCGCGAGCGGTTCGGGCAAGTCCACGATGATGAACACGCTCGGCTGCCTTGACCGGCCGACGAAAGGGCTTTACCTGCTCGATGGCGTGGATGTTTCCAAATTGAACCGCGACGAATTGGCGACAATCCGAAATGAAAAAATCGGGTTCGTGTTTCAGGGATTCAATTTGTTGTCGCGCACGTCGGCCCGTGAAAATGTTGAATTGCCAATGATGTACAAGCAGAAATCGAACAGCTCCCGCGACCAGCACGAGCGCGCCATGCGGGCACTGACGACGGTCGGGCTTGCAGAGCGCGCGGGGCATCATCCCAACCAACTTTCCGGCGGACAGCAACAACGCGTAGCCATCGCGCGCGCGCTGGTCAACGAACCCGCGATCCTGCTCGCGGACGAACCGACGGGGAATTTGGACACGCAAACGAGCATTGAGATCATGGGCGTGTTTCAGAAATTGAACGACCAGGGCATCACCATCGTCATGGTCACACATGAGCTGGACATCGCGACTTACACCCGCCGCAACATCATTATGCGCGACGGAAAAGTGGTCAGCGATCAGCCGGTGGCAAACCGGTTGATGGCCACGGAGGAATTGGAGAAATTAAAAGCGGCGCAGGAAGCCGTGCAACTGGTACCATGA